A section of the Castanea sativa cultivar Marrone di Chiusa Pesio chromosome 12, ASM4071231v1 genome encodes:
- the LOC142619586 gene encoding TMV resistance protein N-like, with product MSTQGASLLSSSSSSSRRWIYDVFLSFRGEDTRNSFTDHLYASLQRSSISTFRDNEKLERGKSIAPELLKAIKESRFAIVILSRNYASSTWCLDELVEIIRCMKEMEMTVLPIFYKVNPSDVRNQKGTFAQAFAKHEKRLKGNTERVQTWRATLSEVANLSGWHSQDRPEAEVIDNIVKVIINKPSYTFFVATEGLVGTISRVEKLMSHLALESNGVRIIGIWGTGGMGKTTLARVVYSMISNQFEACSFIADVREVYEKYGILQLQQKLLNDLLILRDLNVKDVDNGVYMIKNTLRHKKILLIIDDVNELDQLNKLGAKHDWLGSGSRVIITTRDVKLLKTQKVDGIYEAEVLSNDEAFHLFNSKAFDKEHPTKDYLELSQAFVHYANGLPLAIEVLGSLMNGRSTSEWKSELDRIREFPERKILNVLQISYDGLHETEKKIFLNIACFFNHKNQETVIRILDCLEIHPKIGLSTLIEKSLIKLRDNQLWMHDLLQEMGRDIVRKECLEDQPEKRSRLWFSEDIDNVFTNNTGTEAIQGIVLTFLGTEGAHWNCESFSKMNRLKLLIIEDSHLMYDPKYLPNDLRFLNWRGYPSKNLPTSFLPNKLIELHLCFSNIERLWTDTKSWEMLKKLTVLNLKGCKNLKSLPRKFEMESLKILILSNCSKIKTIPEFGENMGRVTELYFDGTAITKLPTSIGNLSCLNSLSIKDCKNLMTLPSTFFNMTWLKNLNLSGCSKLLENLESAESVDMVRTFNKIDCKLNSKKSVDMLRSSDPMGLLSSSIFGLSFLTKLNLSNCNLKEIPNDIACLFSLECLDLSGNNFGCLPKSMAQLSNLNKLIVNNCTSLQSFPKLRLNIGFISGYGCSSLETLPDQLKPNSSFEPILLLSNCSKLTSNQGFIDLFFAVIKNSPQGLSPNYCCRGRYDVVFPGSEIPEWFSHQCMGNEVNIMEPFSHLCNDWIGIAICVVFCTLPHQKIDECTVYFLLRANGKGMDDYPGVGKMVSLSDHIWLCYLLPQYNCFLEEERKSLWECDANGFREIGIKIFNEESSLVKKCGLRVVYKKDIEDLNHNVVQCSNNSIIPYEGLKESLNLWPMVNIVRSQVNTRNVVKS from the exons ATGAGTACTCAAGGAGCCTCACTGttgtcatcatcatcttcttcttcaagacGGTGGATATATGATGTTTTCCTTAGTTTCAGAGGTGAGGACACGCGCAATAGTTTTACTGACCATCTATATGCTTCTTTGCAACGTTCGAGTATTTCTACCTTTAGAGACAATGAAAAACTAGAGAGAGGAAAATCTATTGCACCAGAACTATTGAAAGCAATAAAAGAATCGAGATTTGCTATTGTTATTCTCTCAAGAAACTATGCATCTTCGACATGGTGTTTGGATGAACTTGTAGAGATCATTCGATGCATGAAGGAGATGGAAATGACCGTTTTACCTATATTTTATAAAGTGAACCCATCTGATGTACGAAATCAGAAGGGAACTTTTGCACAAGCTTTTGCTAAGCATGAAAAACGTTTGAAGGGGAACACAGAGAGGGTGCAAACTTGGCGAGCCACTTTGAGTGAAGTGGCCAATCTCTCCGGGTGGCATTCACAAGATAG GCCCGAAGCAGAAGTTATTGACAATATTGTGAAAGTGATAATAAATAAACCGAGTTATACATTCTTTGTAGCTACCGAGGGACTAGTAGGAACAATTTCCAGAGTTGAGAAATTGATGTCACATTTAGCTCTAGAGTCAAATGGTGTTCGCATTATAGGAATTTGGGGAACAGGAGGAATGGGTAAAACAACTCTAGCAAGAGTTGTTTACAGTATGATTTCTAATCAATTTGAAGCATGTAGTTTTATTGCTGATGTCAGGGAAGTTTACGAAAAATATGGCATACTTCAGTTACAACAAAAACTTTTGAATGATCTTTTGATTCTAAGAGACTTGAATGTAAAAGATGTTGATAATGGAGTTTACATGATCAAGAATACGTTACGTCACAAAAAGATTCTTCTCATTATTGATGATGTAAATGAATTAGACCAGTTGAACAAATTAGGTGCAAAGCATGATTGGTTAGGTTCAGGTAGTAGAGTTATCATAACAACAAGAGATGTGAAGTTGCTAAAGACACAAAAAGTAGATGGAATATATGAGGCTGAAGTATTGAGTAATGATGaagcttttcatctttttaattCAAAAGCTTTTGACAAAGAGCATCCTACTAAAGATTATCTAGAGCTATCTCAAGCCTTTGTACATTATGCTAATGGCCTTCCTTTAGCCATTGAGGTTTTGGGTTCCCTCATGAACGGAAGAAGTACTTCTGAATGGAAAAGTGAATTAGATAGGATTAGAGAATTTCCTGAAAGAAAAATTCTCAATGTACTTCAAATAAGTTATGATGGACTACATGAAACagagaagaaaattttcttgaatATTGCATGCTTCTTTAATCATAAGAATCAAGAAACTGTTATTCGAATATTAGATTGTCTTGAGATTCACCCTAAAATTGGATTAAGTACTCTTATTGAAAAATCTCTCATCAAGTTGCGAGACAATCAATTGTGGATGCATGATTTACTCCAAGAAATGGGTCGAGATATAGTCCGTAAAGAGTGTCTGGAGGACCAACCTGAGAAGCGTAGTAGATTGTGGTTTTCTGAAGATATTGACAATGTGTTCACAAATAATACG GGAACAGAAGCAATTCAAGGCATCGTCTTAACGTTTCTAGGAACAGAAGGGGCACACTGGAATTGTGAATCATTTTCAAAGATGAATCGTTTGAAACTCCTCATAATTGAAGATTCTCACCTCATGTATGATCCCAAATATCTTCCTAATGACTTAAGATTTCTTAATTGGCGTGGATACCCTTCAAAAAATTTGCCAACAAGTTTCCTACCAAATAAGTTGATTGAACTTCACTTGTGTTTTAGCAACATTGAACGACTTTGGACAGACACAAAG TCTTGGGAGATGTTGAAAAAGCTTACTGTTCTTAATCTAAAAGGCTGTAAAAATCTCAAAAGTCTTCCAAGAAAATTTGAGATGGAGTCTCTAAAGATCCTTATTCTTTCCAAttgctcaaaaataaaaacaattccaGAATTTGGGGAGAATATGGGACGTGTAACAGAGCTTTACTTTGATGGCACTGCTATTACAAAACTACCCACATCAATTGGGAATTTGAGTTGCCTCAATTCACTGAGTATAAAGGATTGCAAAAATCTTATGACTCTTCCTAGCACCTTTTTTAATATGACGTGGCTTAAAAATCTCAATCTTTCTGGATGCTCAAAACTACTAGAGAACTTGGAAAGTGCCGAAAGTGTGGATATGGTCAgaacttttaataaaatagattgCAAATTGAACTCAAAAAAAAGTGTGGATATGTTGAGAAGTTCTGATCCTATGGGCTTGCTATCGTCTTCAATATTTGGTTTGTCTTTTTTGACCAAATTGAATTTAAGTAATTGCAATCTCAAGGAAATCCCCAATGATATTGCTTGCTTATTCTCTTTAGAATGTTTAGATCTAAGTGGAAATAATTTTGGTTGCCTTCCAAAAAGCATGGCTCAACTATCTAATTTGAATAAGTTGATTGTGAATAATTGCACAAGTCTTCAATCCTTTCCGAAGCTTCGTTTAAATATAGGTTTTATTAGTGGATATGGTTGCTCCTCATTGGAAACGTTACCGGATCAATTGAAACCAAATTCTTCATTTGAGCCAATTCTCCTACTTTCAAATTGCAGCAAACTGACTAGCAATCAAGGATTCATTGACTTGTTTTTTGCAGTGATAAAAAACTCTcctcag GGACTCTCTCCTAACTATTGTTGTAGGGGTAGATATGATGTTGTTTTTCCTGGTAGTGAAATTCCGGAGTGGTTTAGCCATCAATGTATGGGGAATGAAGTGAATATAATGGAACCTTTTTCTCATTTGTGTAATGACTGGATTGGGATTGCTATTTGCGTTGTATTTTGTACTCTTCCACATCAAAAAATTGATGAATGTACAGTTTACTTTCTCTTGAGAGCCAATGGAAAAGGCATGGATGATTATCCAGGCGTCGGCAAAATGGTTTCTTTATCAGATCATATTTGGCTATGTTATTTGCTTCCTCAATACAATTGCTTCTTGGAGGAGGAAAGAAAATCATTGTGGGAATGTGATGCAAATGGATTCCGTGAGAttggaattaaaatttttaatgaagaaTCAAGCTTGGTGAAGAAATGCGGATTGCGTGTGGTATACAAGAAAGACATTGAAGATCTCAATCATAATGTGGTTCAATGTAGCAACAACAGCATCATTCCTTATGAGGGCTTGAAAGAGTCCCTGAATTTATGGCCCATGGTAAATATTGTGAGGAGTCAAGTCAATACAAGGAACGTGGTGAAGAGCTAA
- the LOC142620673 gene encoding uncharacterized protein LOC142620673: MKRRISKTTHKDLSPIIGATPPQQRHRGVRSSDFRIPNPTSQSIKDISCRKRVKLTDLDVNIPLSCRRNASSTPLEGRLSPRSDDPKTSEFAFFKKLKENSGHKYQSHTLHKEENQSKKFKISDCSGGNPNSVKFSCKDFSSSLLAENVTPSNFSSHLSPLGGASKKSGNPNSVKFGCMDFSSSLLAENVTPSNFSSHLSPLGGASKKSEGNSPEAYTTSAGICCLHT, translated from the exons ATGAAGCGACGAATTTCCAAAACTACCCATAAAGATCTATCACCGATCATCGGAGCAACTCCACCACAACAACGGCACCGTGGAGTTCGGAGCTCTGATTTCCGCATTCCAAATCCAACCTCCCAATCAATCAAAG ATATCAGCTGCAGGAAAAGAGTAAAGCTTACAGATCTTGATGTCAATATTCCCTTAAGTTGCAGAAGAAATGCTTCTTCTACTCCTTTAGAAGGAAGACTGAGTCCGAGAT CTGATGACCCCAAAACTTCcgaatttgcattttttaagaaattgaaggaaaattcAGGCCACAAATACCAATCCCATACATTACATAAAGAAGAAAACCAGTCAAAGAAGTTCAAAATTAGTGACTGTTCTGGAG GAAACCCAAACAGTGTCAAATTTAGCTGTAAGGACTTCAGTTCCTCATTGCTTGCTGAAAATGTCACACCTAGTAACTTTAGCTCACACCTGTCACCTCTTGGTGGGGCATCAAAGAAATCAG GAAACCCGAACAGTGTCAAATTTGGCTGTATGGACTTCAGTTCCTCATTACTTGCTGAAAATGTCACACCTAGTAACTTTAGCTCACACCTGTCACCTCTTGGTGGGGCATCAAAGAAATCAG AGGGAAATTCACCGGAAGCTTATACAACCTCAGCAGGTATATGCTGCCTGCATACATGA